In Campylobacter massiliensis, the DNA window TATTTTAGCTAAATTTGACTTATCTAATCATTACATAAGATATTTTTGGGTAAAATCGGCGAAATTTTAAGGTAAATTTACGCCGATGCCGCAAACATCGGTGTGCTTTAGGTGGGTGCAGGGAGCTTGCTCCCGCCCGTAAAGAGTGGCTTCGCTACTCTGCGGAGTTAAAATGGAAAATATTAAAGCAAAAAAATGCTTCGGGCAAAATTTTTTACAAGACGAAGCGACGCTAAACAAAATCATCCAAGCGATTCCCAAAGATACGCAAAATATCGTTGAAATTGGGCCTGGCTTAGGTGATTTGACATTTAGAATTTTGCGGATTTGCGGCGTAACTAGCTATGAGATAGATACCGAGCTTTTTGCGCTGCTGCAGAAAAAATTCGCAAACGAAATTCAAAACGGACGATTGAAACTTTTTTGCAAAGATGCGCTGGATCAGTGGAGCGAAGGCGGCCTAAACGACGAGCCGTATTTTTTAGCGGCAAACCTGCCCTACTACGTCGCTACGAAGATGATCCTAAATGCGATCGAAGACGAGAAATGTCGCGGCCTGGTCGTGATGATACAAAAGGAAGTCGCGCTCAAATTTAGCGCAAAAAGCGGCGATAGAGATTTTAGCTCTTTGGCGATTTTAGCCTCGCTTCAAGGCGGCTGCGAGCTGCTTTTTGACGTGGATGCGAGCTGCTTTAACCCGCCACCGAAGGTGACTTCCTCGGTTATAAAACTGCAAAAAAGTAAAAATTTAATAGGCGAAACGGGTATATTTGAGAGTAAATTTGAATACGAAAAATTTAAAACTTACCTCAAAATCGCCTTTAGCGCGCCTAGAAA includes these proteins:
- the rsmA gene encoding 16S rRNA (adenine(1518)-N(6)/adenine(1519)-N(6))-dimethyltransferase RsmA, with protein sequence MENIKAKKCFGQNFLQDEATLNKIIQAIPKDTQNIVEIGPGLGDLTFRILRICGVTSYEIDTELFALLQKKFANEIQNGRLKLFCKDALDQWSEGGLNDEPYFLAANLPYYVATKMILNAIEDEKCRGLVVMIQKEVALKFSAKSGDRDFSSLAILASLQGGCELLFDVDASCFNPPPKVTSSVIKLQKSKNLIGETGIFESKFEYEKFKTYLKIAFSAPRKTLMKNLSSSYNKPEVERIFSMLNLSANIRPHELNVDLYLEVFKNLKEDNERQERRKSGGLSGQEQ